ATGTGAACCAAACCTTTTTCAAAAATTTGCTGTAATTGACAAAAGGATAGTATGGTATGGGAGCATTAATTTATTGTGTTTTGGTAAAACCGAAGAAAGCATTATGCGACTAGAAAGTCCATATATAGCAAGTGAATTGCTGGAGTGTACTAAGAAATAATCGTTCAATAAAGAGTTATTACTAATATTACATCAAGTTGTTAAGGAGTGCGGATACCAATAAAAAAAGGGGAAACAAATAGAGGTAATTTCCCATAAGGACATACAAACTTTTTGCTTTATCTTAAGCTAACTGGGCTGATGATTTGTCAAAAGAAAGAAGATAGGTTATGAAATCGTTTGTATTATTTATTATGTAAAAATTTTGAAGGAAACGTGCTATAATGTAGTTGGGTAGAAGACAGATAATGGTATCAGTCATTGTAATAACGAAGGTGTAATGATATAATTTGGATTATAATGGAAAAGATATTAATGGAGAAGAACTGATTTCCTCATTATGGGATTAAGGGAAGGAAATTTCTATGAGCACAGCTGAATTAGAATTAAAAGATATAATTGAGAGAATAATCATTGCTGATACAGAACTTGAGGAAATATTACAGAAAAATGAGAGAATAAAACTAACCATTGTAGGTTCTAGTGCTTTTATTATAAAGAAATACTTAAACAGGACAACAAGAGATATTGATGTATATATAACGGCAGATAAGCGAATAAAGGAAATATTAGATGATAATGCTATAAACGATAGATGCATGCCAATTATAAATATCCGTGAAGGGTTTGAAAATAGAGTAAATAAAATTAACTTGAATTTAAATCATATAGAAGTATTTGTTTTAGGTGACTATGATCTATTGATATCGAAAATAGGCACGGGTCGTCCAAAAGATTTAGATGACATAGTGCAATCCGGTTTGGTTGAAAAAATAGATTTCAACAAACTAGAATCAATTATTAAAGAAGAGCTAGCTACTGCAGTTAATGAGCAAAGATTATGGTCCGATGTTAATTATCTAAAATCCATAAAAAAGTAGGTGAATAAAATGAGCTTCTCAAAATATATGACTTCATATAAAAATAGATTAACGAATTTAAATTCATTAGAAGAAATAGTTAAAGAAGCTCCAAAAAACCATAGATTGCAGAAACTATTAGTAGGTTATATGTTAAAAGATAGAAGAATATTAAATAGAGTTCTAGAACTATCAAAGCATGATCCCTATGCCAAAAAATTAGTAGGCCATGCTAAAATTGCTTTAATGGATTTAGTCAATAGTGAGTCTATTGAAAAAAGAAGATTAGCAAGTCAACTACTCAAAAATACAGGTTTGAGAATACAAAGTGTTCCAGAGGTAAATATAAAGTACTGGGAACGAGTTGGATATGCAAAAATATTTGAAACTTATTTAGCAGAACTAAAGAAAAATAACATGAGTCATCAAATGAAAGTCAGGGTTGGCAAAAAACTTAAAGAAGTCAATTGGGATAAACTAATAACATCATAAAAAAATTCCAAGGGTCTTTGTATTCGCAAAGCCCTTGGAATTGAGCTATTTCTACTTTTTTGCACAGTTGTCCAGGGAATGTAAAAGGATAAAGAACTATGGATGGTGATTATATTGTACGAAAAAGTAGCAGTAATAACCGGCGCTACTAGTGGAATTGGGCTAGAAACTGCAAAGGACCTTGCCCAAAAAGGGTATTGTGTAGTTATGGCCTGCCGGGATACTGAGAAAGCTGCAGGGTTGGCTGGAGAAATTATTAACAAAAGTGGCAACGAGTATGTTAGGGTTCTTCCGTTAGACATGGCCTCCATGCAGTCAATAAGGTCTTTTTCAGAATCATTTTCAGCTCAATATGATAAACTTCATGTTCTCATAAATAACGCTGGTGTTTTTTGTGATAAACTCCAAAAGACCGAGGACGGTTTTGAAATGACCATGGGGGTTAACTATTTGGGTACTTTTCTGCTGACTCGGCTTTTACTTCCTGTAATAATGGACACAGCGGAAGCACGGATAATAAATATTGCATCAAAGGCTGCATTATATGGGAAATTGAAAATCGATGAGCAGGTCTTTTCTAATAAGATATATGGATTTAAGGCTTACTCAACATCTAAATTAGCGCAAATACTTTTTACCATTGATCTAGCAGAAGAGCTAAAAGATAGTGGAGTAACGGTCAATGCTGTATCCCCTGGAAGGGTTGCCACAAATATATGGAATGGCAGCAGCCTGCTGATGAAGATTGTGAAGCCAATCATGATGAGAAACAGCATTAGTGCTCAAGAAGGAGCAAGAACAGGGGTATATCTGGCTGTATCACCTATGGTGGAAGGCATTACTGGAAAATTGTTTGATAAGGAAAAGATTATGGAGTATAACCAAAAGTGCCTTGATGAAGGGTTGCGTAAAGAACTGATGAAGGTTAGCTATGATGCGGTACAATTTCTGTAACATACTGGCATTATGAAAATATTAACAATTGGTTTTGGTCCAGGAAATGAAAGCAAACCCCATATTGTTAATGAATGGCTCGAGAGGTTAAAAGGTGAAGAGAGAAAACTTCTTGACCGGTTATATTTTTTGCTATATCATATAAATTACGCAAGTGGAAAGGAACTGTGGACATGGAAACCTCTAAAGGGCAAATAGAAGATGAAATAACTAAAGCAATGATTCAATGGGAAAAGGATTATATGGGCAGGGGACCAACGGAGGCTAAAACTGATATTATTAGAAATATGGTGCTTGTCAGCTTGCGAGGAGTGATGTCTGCGTCTGAAGTTCACTTGGCCAGGGAAAAAGAAGGAATGGTTTTAATAAAGAAGCTGCGGCAGCAGCTTGTAGAACAGGGTCGTGCTGAATTAGAAAAAATTATTGAAAAGCACACTAAAGCTAAAGTTGTAAGTCTTCATACAGATATAAGCACAAAAACTGGAGAGCGTGTGTTTGTTTTTGTGACAGATAGGAGTATTTGCGTCTAGTTGGAAGAAATTTTAAAGGGTAAACTAGTTATCAGTTAAAATATAGTCCGACGCCAAAGATTTTTGGTGTTGGGCTATTTATTTTTGCATAAACTACCAAATGAGTCGAGGTGAAACAGATGAACAACATGCTTGATTTGGCAATTGCTAACTTAACTTCGCCAATTATTCTCTTTTTTGGATTAGGCATTGCAATAGGTTTTGCCAAGGCAAAGGTGGAGTTTCCAGCTGCCATTAGTGATTTTCTTTCTATTTATTTACTGACTGCCATTGGATTTAAAGGTGGAGCGGCCATTGCAGAATATGGAATGAATTCAATACTATTGAAGGTGGCAGGGGCAATGCTAGCAGGAGTAATAACACCTATTTTTGCCTTTTATATTTTAAAACATATAGGGAGGTTAAATACAGATAATTCTGCTGCCATTGCAGGTCATTATGGTTCAATTAGTGTTGTGACCTTTATGGCTGGTACAATATTTCTAAATAATCTAGGGATTACTTATGAGGGGTATATAAATGGTTTTCCAGCACTTATGGAGGTTCCAGGAATTGCAGTAGCATTATTCTTGGCTTCTTATGCAAAAGAAAAAAAGGGTACGGAAATTAATGAAGAATTCAGCACAGGGCAGGTAATTAAACAGGTTATTTTAAGCAAGAGTGTTGTTTTGCTACTGGGTGCCATGGCGGTGGGGTATTTCTCGGGACCCATGGGAACGGAAATGATGGAAGTATTTTACAAGGATATTTTTTATGGAATGCTTGGCCTATTTATGCTTGAATTGGGAATAATAGCTGCTAGCAAGCTGGGTGAATTTAGAAGATCAGGATTATTTTTGATTATTTTTGGTGTTTTAATGCCAATTATCAATGGGTTAGTTGGGGCTTTTATAGCAATTGCTGTGGGACTTAGCTTGGGTGGAGCAACATTATTCACAATACTTGCTGCCAGCAGCTCATACATCGTAGCTCCTGCTGCCATGCGTATTTCGCTGCCCAGAGCAAACCCTGCTTTATACTTGGGTGTATCCATAGGCGTAACCTTGCCTTTTAACTTAATAGCTGGTATACCAATTTATTACTTTCTGGTTAGCTATTTAATTAAATTGTCTAGTTAAAAATATTAGTTAAGATATAATTAAAGGAAGGAAATGGCTGTAGCTGCAACGAAATTGAAATGAAATAATATGAGCAGGTGGTGTATATATGAAACTGTTTCCAAAAAAGAGAATCAGTATTATTGTAGAGAGCACATATAAAGAAAATATCATCAAACTGCTTGAAAAATCAGGGGCAAGTGGGTTTACCCTTTATAAAGGGATTTATGGCAAAGGTAGAAATGGAATAAAAGGTGACTATGGAGGACTAGGGGATATTGGGATGAACATTGAAATTGTCACAATTACCAGTCCTGAAACAGCTGAGAAAATACTTTTTGGGCTGCAAAAACGTATTGACCAAGGAATAATCATCATTGTTCATGTGATTGATGTTTATGTACTTAGGGATGATTATTTTAGTTAATTCTTATTAAAAGATACGTATTTTACTATGTTATCCCGGCTATTAATCTTGACATGAATTTGTTTTTTACTTTAAAATGGTATAATTCACAAAACAATCTAAATGGTACTTAGTAATGGGTTTGATTAATAAATTTACATAACTTTCTTGCTAATTTATTAATTGGAAATGTTTTTAGGTACCAAACAACTCCGCAGTTGGAAATATTTTAAAGGATAGAAATATCAGTTGAAACGTGTCCAACACCAATTGGTTAGAAGCCTATTTTGGTGTTGGATTTTTATTTTACTTGGGCTTTGTTGAGATGACTGTTGCAATTAACCAAAGCAGGTTAATTACAGCTATGTATATAACATCTAGCTAATATTCAAGGAGGGATTATTAATGTCTAACAATCTTTACCGAGTTCAAGCTGGGCCGGAGGGCTATTTGCCTCCAGCAGCAGCTTCCATGGGAGTTGTTCTTCCAGAAAAAGGCGAGGCGATAGTTGAGGGTGAAATTACTCTTGTGGACGAGGCAATGAAAGAAATTGGGAAAAAGCTTTTAACAGCAAAAAATCCTGTATTCTTTCCTGGTCCCCAAATTCTCTGGGCCTGGAAGGAAGGGGTAGCAGAAAGGGCTAGGGCTATAAAAGAACTAGCCGAAGTAGTAGGTGCGAGAATTATTCCTATGCCGGACTATAGGCCTAAGTATCCAATGATTAATCCAGCCATCGAAATTAACCCTAACCATCCTAATTTAACTATTTGGCATAATAAAATTGATGTTTGTGTTTTTGTAGGTGTTCATTGTCATTTTGCTAATGTAGCTTTAAAGATTATTAGGGGAGGTACTGATTGTTATACCATTGCCCTTTGCGGTGAAGCAGGTCACGAGGATGCTATGATTTCTTTAAGGGATGTAGATTTGGCTGTTATTCAGAAACTAACTGCAGTTGTAGCGGAATTAAAAGAGGTGATGGTGCATGATTGATCAGAAGGTAGTTTCTCCGGAGTATCTCTTTTTTGAAGCCCCTCGTGAAGAAATGTTTATAACAGGAAGTGAAGCAGTTAAAGAGGCAGTTAAAAGAGCAAACGTAGATATGGCTATTTCTTATCCAATAACTCCACAATCTGAGAGTATGCACCTGGTAGGGGATTTATTCAGAGATGGGTACTTGCGAGACTATTATAGAGGGGAAAGTGAATTTGCTGTAATGTCCGCTGTTGCCGGTGCAGCTATGGGAGGAGTTAGGGCTTTTACTGCAACTGGAGGACCTGGTACTTTAAGAGCTTTTGAGGCATTTTCCACCTGGGCGGGGGCTAGGCTTCCCATAGTTTGTGCTTTTATGACCAGAGGAATAAATTCTCCATTAAGTATTCAACCAGATACCATTGAAATGGCCTTTATGCTGGATACAGGAATAATTGTCATTCATGTGGAAACTGCCCAGGAACTATATGATGCAATTTTGAAATCCTTTATAATTGCTGAAAAAACTGATGTTCATGTACCCGTGGGGGTTTTTGTAGATGGCTTTTTTGTTACTCACACCCGGGATAAGATAAAAGTACCATCTGATGATATTAAACTACCTCCTTATAATCCATATTCTGCGCCGGTTCCAGTTATGGATATGGAAAATGTGCCCATCAGACATATGCGGGACCCCTTTGTTATGAAAAGTAACTTTATCAGCTATGCTTGTCATGCTTCTTGGCAGCAGGAGATTCTGGCTGCCGTAGAAAGATCAAGAAAACATATTCAACATTATTTTGGCAGCCTAATAGAAGCGGAAAACCAGGATGCTGAGATATTAATAGTGGCATCAGGTACTGCAGTATCACAAAGCAGAGAAGCAGTTGAATTGGCAAGGGCAGAGGGAATAAATGTAGGCTTGGTCAAGATTAAATCCATTAGACCTTTCCCAACTAAAGAAATTAAAGAATTAAGCAGTAATGCAAAATATGTAATTGTTCCAGAATTTAATCGTGTAGGGTGGCTTGCCAGAGAGATTAAAGCATCTATAAATGAGAGCGACAAGGTAATAAGTAGCCCTAAAGTATTTGGAGGTATGACCATGCCCCCTGAACTAATATTAGATGAAATCAGGAGGTGTTCAAAATGAAAAAGGATGTATTTAAAATTTCCCCGTGTTTTGAAGATATTATGCCACAAGAATATATAGAATTGGTAAGGGAGAACACTAGCCCCTTTGATAATAACCAAGGCGTTAATGGGTTAGGTGGGGGTAAAGAGTTAATTGAAGAGCATCCACTTTGTGCAGGCTGTGGATTGGCTCTATCTCTACGAATGATTTTAGCATCACTGCCTAATCCTGAGGATACCATAGTTGTAGGCAGTACTGGTTGTAGTGCAATTGCTTTTCCACAGGTTGCTCTCCACAACATACACTCTTTGTTTGGGAATCAAAATGCAGTTGCTTCAGGCTTAAAAAGGGCATTAAAACTAAGATTTCCGGAAAAGACAAAGGATATAGTAGTCATAGCAGGTGATGGAGCAACTGCTGATATTGGCTTAGATATGGTAATGCAGTCCTGGTTCAGAGAAGAAAACATTACTACCATTATGTTGGATAATGAAGCTTATGCCAATACAGGCGGACAGGAAAGCGGAATGTCCCAGAAGGGAGCAGTTCTTAACATGGCACCAACAGGTAAAAAGTTCTCTAAAGTATCACTGCCTGAAATTGCTCGGGAAAGCGGTTGTGCATATGCCGGAGCTGTTAACCCTTCAAATATTAAAAGATTTGAAAAAATGGTACAGAGGGCAATTTTAGTAGCTAGAGAAATTGGTCCTTCCTATCTGCAGGTATTCGCTCCCTGCCCCACAAATTACAAGTTAAGGCCCAATGAAACCTTGATAAAGGCAAAAAGTAGAGAAAAGGATAACACTTACCCTGTGAAAGAATATATTTCACCTACAGCCCAAGAATTTTTAAACAAACTGGAGGAGGGGAAGCATAATGGCTGAAAGAATGAGCATTAGGATGTCTGGCCTGGGAGGCCAGGGAGTAGTCACTGCTGCCCATATTTTAAGTTTGGCTGCAACTTTAGAGGGAAAAGAAAGCACTGTTAACCCTTTTTTTGGAGCGGAAAAAAGGTTGGCTCCAGCGGAAAGTTATGTGCGTATTTCCACCACCAGAATTAGTGAGCGAGGTGAAGTGCTTTCCCCAAATATAATTATGATTTTTCACCCGCATGTTATAACCCTTGGAAAGTGCTACACCATGCCTTTTTTTGATGGGCTGCAAAAGAATGGAATTATTCTTGTTAATTCAGATGTACCACTAAATTTGAGTAGTGATGAGTTGAAACAGCTAAATAAACTTAATGCTAAGCTGTTCTATATCCCGGCTACACAAATAGCATCTGAAGTAGGTGGTACAGAACTTTCAACAAATATGGCCATGCTGGGAGGACTACTAGGAATTGTTCCATTAGCTTCCATAGAAAACATCCAAAAATCACTTATGGATAGATTTGGCGGTGGACAATTTGTAGCATCAGGAAGTACTGCTGCCTTGGACGATACCTTAAAAACAAAGTATGAAAAAGTTACTCAGTTAATTGAGAAAAATATTGAAGTAATACTTAAGGCTAATGGATCTATTGAAGAGTACATTATATGATGGGAGGTTCATAATTCATGTATTATGCCGCTAAAGTCGCTATGGAAAAGTGTACGGGATGCAAGCTGTGTATTTTTGCCTGCCCTGAACCTAATGCCATTAAATACATTCACAAGACAAAAATAGTAGAGGTTGAACCAGCTCGCTGTAAGGGTTGTGGTCTGTGTGTAACTGCATGCAAGAAAGAGGCATTGGAAATAAGTTAATACTTAAGGTTATAGTATTTCAAAAGGTAAATAAGGAGGTGGTTTAACAATGCCGGCAAATTTGGATATTCGCATGGCGGGGCTTGGTGGCCTATCCATTTTTTGGCGCAGAAAAGCGTTTAGCTCCCGCCGAGAGTTATGTTCGCATTTCTGAAGAACCTGTTTATGACAAGGGGGAAATCCTTTATCCTGACATTATTTATTGAAGCAGTTGAAGAGCGTTTTGCTGGAAAAACAAAGATTATTGCATCTGGAACAACCGCAGCCCTTGACGAGGTTTTAAAAAGTAAGTATACTGCAGCTGCTGCGCTAATAGAACAAAATACTACTGCTATTAAAGAAGCCTATAATTTAGCACTAGAAAAAGCCAAAGAATGTAAAAAATCATATTTCATTATAAATTAATATACACCATGAATTGTGAGTAATCTTGAAAATGGCTTAATGCACATCGGGATAATTAAAAATCATTAGTGACATTACCGGTTACTGGGTTGTTGACAATATTTCTTTTGCTGCTGCAAGAGAGCTTTTTGTAGGCACTTCTAAAGAGTTTTCTCATGTTCCCATGATTTTCGTTATCCAAACCTAAATAAAATCCAAACCTTTTGATAAAAATACTTGTATTTCAGGTGTTTCATCGAAAAAAGGTTTGGATTTTTTTCTTGAATCCTTTTTATCCTTGTTAAATCGTAACCCACAGATCTTGAACCAGAGCTGACCACGGCCACCAGTATTGTCGTAAAGATATGTATGAGGAGCACCACAACGATGGCAAGTGACATCAGAGGTACAGGATTATCATCACCACGAGACTTTACAGGCTTAAGTTCCTTACCGTGCTGGGATTTGTATTCACAAAGTAATTGTTTGTAATCAAGCTTCTCTGGCTGCTTAATAAAAGGGAGCCTGTCCACAGAATATACCATGAATGGAATATTCGGATGAGCATAAAAAACAGGATGATAAAGTAACAAAAAAGGTGCTAAAAGCAATGGCATATATAATTTTACTACTTAAAGCCAATCATTTATATTTAATTCACATTTTTATCACATTTGTAAATTATAATTAGTTTATTACTTAAGATACTTCAATAAGAAATAGAAAGGAGGTGCATAGCTTTATGAGGATACTTAATGAGAAACGGTTGCGCAAATTGGGCATTGTAGCATTGGTATTTACCCTCTTTATAGCAGGAGCCTGGCTTGTCAACCAAAGAGCGGCTTATGCAGAAGGAGACTTTAGAGATTTATCCTTTGGAAAACTATTAAATAATACACCTAGTTTTGGTGGGGGATGCTGCAGTGGAACCGACAATTCACGCCAGAGAAGCTGCGGTATGAATCCCGGAGGTGGCTGTGGTAGTGGAACTTCATTTGCACAGAAAGATTTGACAGCAATTGAGGCAGAGGCAGAGACGTATTATAAAGATAGATATGGTGACACAGAAATTGAAGTAAAGGTCACAGATTATGGATGCCATATCCAAGCTGATATATTCAAAGAAGGTCAGTTAGTTATAAGTTATGGTTATGCGGGAAATGGTGAGTTTTATGAAATTCCAACTAGAGGATTATAATGAAGATTAAAAAGAAAGTTACACGGAATGTACACATTTAACGGCATGAGGAACCGGTATTTTGAAGAGAGGAACTCGATTAGAGGTACCCAAACCAGATATAAAAAGGACTAACAATAGGAGCTCGCCTTAAAATAAGGTGAGCTTCTTCTATAAAAATACTCATTATAGTCATAATCTCATCAAAACTTATTTACAAAAAATCTTACCGCTACTCTTTTTATTTAAAGCTTGATATATATTATGATTATGTTACTTTTGTTGTTGCGATTTGGTAGATAAAGAATATAATATTAAGTTCTTCCATCTTCCATGGCATTTGGAAACTTTCGGTTGTAGCACACGTATTATGGAAAAAGGGAATTCATTAATATATGAAATTGAGAGGAGGAATAAGTCTTGGCTATTCGTAACTCTTCAAGGGGTTTTGCAGCTGCCAGGATACATGGAGGGCCACTAAGACCTCAAATAAGAGGCATTGTAACCTTTCAAGATGTTCCAGGAGGGACAAATGTATGTGGAGAAATTAGAGGTTTACCACCTTTTCAGAGAATACCTGGAGAACCGCCAATAGGGCCTCATGGTTTTCATATTCATGAGTTCGGTACCTGTGTAATAGGAGACCCGACCGACCCTTTTCAGGCAGCAGGTGGACACTGGGATCCTGATAATCAACCACATGGAAACCATGCAGGAGACTTTCCAGTGCTATTCTCTAACAGAGGTTTTTCTAGAATGTGCTTTTTTACAAACAGATTCAAGGTAAGGGATATTATTGATAGGTCAGTAATAATTCATGAAAGTCCTGACGACTACAGGACACAACCTACGGGGGCCTCAGGAAGAAGGTTGGCTTGTGGAGTTATAACATATACTCAGGTAGATAAAAAAGATTTGCCCTGTTTTTGCTCGCCGGAATAACTGAGTAAGTAACGACCCACCTATTTATTATGGTTGAGGGTAGAAGTATTAATAATATGCTTAATGAAAGAGTGTTTTATAACACAGGGTTTAGATCTCGCCTTAATTGAATGGGCGAAACAAATAAACTGATATGTCTTTTCGTCAATCATTCTCTTTTCAGTATACATCTAATCAATGTCTTCAGTCTTCAAGTTTCTCTGCAAACTTTGGAAAGAATTCGGCCAACAATCTCATTTTGTACAACCTCTCATATTTTATGGATCCTGTTTATATTCTAATAGATTATTTCATCCTTATCAATTACAATAGGAAAAAGCTTTTGTAATAAAATAGTTTACAATTGGTACTTGAAAGAAAACGCCATAAGGTATATTATAACTATATAAGTTAATTCTTATATAGTTGCGGCGAGGTTTCTCAGTGAGGATATTCTATATATTACTAGCATTTTCACAGTAGAATTGGGAATGTTTTTTAGTAAAAGTTAAGATTTATTATGTAAACAATTAAAGGAGTGATTTTTTATGGAAATTAAGGTTTTAGGCCCAGGATGTATGAAATGCGAAAAGCTTTATGAGTTGGTAAAGGAGGTTGTACAGGAGTTAGGAGTAGATGCTAATCTTAAAAAGATTACTGATATCAAAGAGATTGCCAAAATGGGCATAATGCTCACCCCTGGCTTAGTTATAAATGGTAAAGTTAAAGTAACAGGTAAACTTCCTTCTAAAGCTGAAATTAGTAAGTTAATTACAACGGCGGCAGCAGAAAAATAAGTTATAGTAGAATTAAAAACACCTAAGGGTGTTTTTAATCAGTACCCGTATTACCTGGCAATCTTTAAGAACTAGGTGTTAAAGGGAGAGATGGGGAAATGAATAACCAATGGAGAAAATTTTTTCTATACGTTGGTGCTTTTTTAATACTTTACTTAACTCCATTTAATAATGTTAGATTAGAAGGTGCGATTTTAGAAGCTTTTAAGATGGCTGGTGAATATGCGAGAGAGCACGTACTATTTTGTCTAATACCTGCTTTTTTTATTGCAGGTGCCATGGCATTATTTATCTCACAAAACGCCATACTAAAGTATTTTGGAGCCAAGGCTAAAAAATGGATCTCTTATTCTGTGGCTTCAGTATCTGGAACCGTGCTTGCAGTCTGCTCATGCACTGTGCTGCCGCTTTTTTGTGGGCTTTACACCAGGGGGGCCGGGATAGGTCCTGCTGTAGCTTTTTTGTATTCTGCACCTGCAATCAATGTTCTTGCCATTATTCTAACAGCAAGAATACTGGGATGGGAATTTGGACTTGCAAGGGCGATAGGCGCTGTTGTATTTGCCGTTGTGATAGGAATACTAATGTCTTTAATTTTTCGTAAAGAAGACGAGGAAAGTACAGATTTTGGAGATGGATTAGAAGAACAGGCATCCAGAAGTGGTGTGCAAATAATTATGTATTTTGCTACTTTAATTTTAATTCTCATCTTTGCAGCATGGGCAAAACCAGATACAGTCCACGGTTTCTGGTATGGGGTATATCAGGTCAAATGGCCTATAACCCTTGCCCTTTTGGGTATACTAGCTTATATGCTGGTAAAATGGTTTACCATGGACGAATTTAAGAACTGGGTAGATTCCTCCTGGGATTTTGCACAAAAAATATTACCATTACTTTTTGTTGGTGTTCTCGCTGCAGGATTTCTCATGGGCAGGCCTGGAATAGATGCAGGTATAATACCTTCACACTGGATATCAAGTTTTGTTGGAGGAAATTCGCTGGGCGCAAACTTTGCAGCCTCACTGATTGGTGCCCTGATGTATTTTGCTACTTTAACAGAAATTCCTATTCTTCAGGGACTACTGGGTGCAGGAATGGGAAAAGGTCCAGCATTAGCACTTTTATTAGCTGGTCCAGCCCTTAGTCTGCCAAACATGCTTGTAATTAGAAGTATTATGGGTACAAAAAAGACACTGGTATACGTTTTTTTGGTGGTGGTAATGTCTACAATTTCCGGATTAATATATGGAACCATTATGGGTTAAATGTTTAAGTAATCAGGGCTTGTCGGGAGGTGCAATCTATGGATAAAATTTTTTTTAAGGAGTTTAAAGCCCTTGGAGAAGTTACTAGAGTAAGAATACTAAAGGTATTATCAGTTCGCAGCATGTGCGTATGTGAACTGAGCCAAGTGCTAGACATAGTGCAGCCAAGGGTTTCTCAACATCTTAAAATATTAAAAGAAGCTGATTTAGTTAAAGAAAGCAGAGAAGGTTACTGGATCTTCTATTCTATTAATAAAGAGAGAATAGAAAATGTTTTTAAGGTTTTCATGGAATTTTTAGATGCCGATTTAAGGGAACTCCAGGGTTTTGAGAGAGAATATCAAAGATATATAAATCTAGATTCTAATGAAAAGGTAAAGAAAATTAAAAAGAGATTAATAGATACCAGGAATGAATAGTCAGTGAAAACAATAAACCTTAGGTAAAGGAATGCTGCAGGTTAGGAGGTTTAGATATTTTGAATGGGCACATGGAGATAAAAGTAAAAACTTCTAAAAAGGAAGAAATGATTGATATCACTTCAATAATAA
Above is a window of Desulfitibacter alkalitolerans DSM 16504 DNA encoding:
- a CDS encoding 2-oxoacid:acceptor oxidoreductase family protein yields the protein MAERMSIRMSGLGGQGVVTAAHILSLAATLEGKESTVNPFFGAEKRLAPAESYVRISTTRISERGEVLSPNIIMIFHPHVITLGKCYTMPFFDGLQKNGIILVNSDVPLNLSSDELKQLNKLNAKLFYIPATQIASEVGGTELSTNMAMLGGLLGIVPLASIENIQKSLMDRFGGGQFVASGSTAALDDTLKTKYEKVTQLIEKNIEVILKANGSIEEYII
- a CDS encoding 4Fe-4S binding protein; the encoded protein is MYYAAKVAMEKCTGCKLCIFACPEPNAIKYIHKTKIVEVEPARCKGCGLCVTACKKEALEIS
- a CDS encoding superoxide dismutase family protein; the encoded protein is MAIRNSSRGFAAARIHGGPLRPQIRGIVTFQDVPGGTNVCGEIRGLPPFQRIPGEPPIGPHGFHIHEFGTCVIGDPTDPFQAAGGHWDPDNQPHGNHAGDFPVLFSNRGFSRMCFFTNRFKVRDIIDRSVIIHESPDDYRTQPTGASGRRLACGVITYTQVDKKDLPCFCSPE
- a CDS encoding thioredoxin family protein, which codes for MEIKVLGPGCMKCEKLYELVKEVVQELGVDANLKKITDIKEIAKMGIMLTPGLVINGKVKVTGKLPSKAEISKLITTAAAEK
- a CDS encoding permease, whose protein sequence is MNNQWRKFFLYVGAFLILYLTPFNNVRLEGAILEAFKMAGEYAREHVLFCLIPAFFIAGAMALFISQNAILKYFGAKAKKWISYSVASVSGTVLAVCSCTVLPLFCGLYTRGAGIGPAVAFLYSAPAINVLAIILTARILGWEFGLARAIGAVVFAVVIGILMSLIFRKEDEESTDFGDGLEEQASRSGVQIIMYFATLILILIFAAWAKPDTVHGFWYGVYQVKWPITLALLGILAYMLVKWFTMDEFKNWVDSSWDFAQKILPLLFVGVLAAGFLMGRPGIDAGIIPSHWISSFVGGNSLGANFAASLIGALMYFATLTEIPILQGLLGAGMGKGPALALLLAGPALSLPNMLVIRSIMGTKKTLVYVFLVVVMSTISGLIYGTIMG
- a CDS encoding ArsR/SmtB family transcription factor — translated: MDKIFFKEFKALGEVTRVRILKVLSVRSMCVCELSQVLDIVQPRVSQHLKILKEADLVKESREGYWIFYSINKERIENVFKVFMEFLDADLRELQGFEREYQRYINLDSNEKVKKIKKRLIDTRNE